One segment of Gemmatimonadaceae bacterium DNA contains the following:
- a CDS encoding 30S ribosomal protein S1: protein MAELETEVLTPTGKPALTAREKRDQQKAQLRPLANLRPELYEDEYTEEERDAMLEMYTGTMASIEEGEIVRSKVLEIRDNMVVLDIGFKSEGTVPLEEFKDIPDLKPGDEVEVLLEHLEDQEGSVVLSKKKADFMRVWEKIRVAYETDQPARGTLIKKIKGGVVVDLMGVDAFLPGSQIALRRVPNIDELLGQSFDFKIIKLNKRRRNIVVSRRVILESERAGKREKLMKELAKDQVRKGVVKNITDFGAFIDLGGVDGLLHITDMSWGRIQHPSEMVQIGQELDVKILDIDWERERISLGLKQLQSYPWKDVAEKYPVGTRVAGKVVSITNYGAFIELEPGIEGLVHISEMSWTRNVRHPSKLVSIGEAIEAVVLKVDPNEEKISLGMKQTEQDPWMVLPYRYPIGTRLNGKVRNLTSFGAFVEIEPGIDGLIHISDMSWTKRVQHPSEVVKKGDAVDVVILNIDSDNKRISLGLKQATEDPWLSIGENYPVGMELPGRVVRLMDKGVVVDIGNDIEGFVPVSQLNFGNPVSSPADIVYEGMNLDLRIMEVDPIHRRIVLAVTNIPEEQPPRPETPSTVIPMETDDYTAVGPPPTDIPYDEAASE, encoded by the coding sequence ATGGCCGAGCTTGAAACCGAAGTTCTAACCCCAACCGGCAAGCCCGCTCTGACCGCGCGCGAGAAGCGCGACCAGCAAAAGGCGCAGCTGCGCCCGCTTGCCAACCTGCGTCCCGAGCTCTACGAGGATGAGTACACCGAGGAAGAGCGCGACGCGATGCTGGAGATGTACACCGGCACGATGGCCTCCATCGAGGAAGGCGAGATCGTGCGGTCGAAGGTCCTCGAAATTCGCGACAACATGGTCGTGCTCGACATCGGATTCAAATCCGAGGGCACGGTCCCGCTCGAAGAATTCAAGGACATCCCCGACCTCAAGCCCGGCGACGAAGTCGAAGTGCTCCTCGAGCACCTCGAGGACCAGGAAGGGTCCGTCGTGCTCTCCAAGAAGAAAGCCGACTTCATGCGCGTCTGGGAGAAGATCCGCGTCGCGTACGAGACGGATCAGCCGGCCCGCGGAACCCTCATCAAGAAGATCAAGGGCGGCGTGGTCGTGGATCTCATGGGAGTGGACGCGTTCCTCCCCGGCTCGCAGATCGCGCTCCGCCGCGTGCCCAACATAGACGAGCTGCTCGGCCAGTCGTTCGACTTCAAGATCATCAAGCTCAACAAGCGCCGGCGGAACATCGTCGTGTCGCGCCGCGTCATCCTCGAGTCCGAGCGGGCCGGCAAGCGCGAGAAGCTGATGAAGGAGCTGGCGAAGGATCAGGTCCGCAAGGGAGTCGTCAAGAACATCACCGACTTCGGCGCGTTCATCGACCTCGGCGGTGTGGACGGACTGCTCCACATCACCGACATGTCGTGGGGCCGCATCCAGCACCCGTCGGAGATGGTGCAGATCGGCCAGGAGCTCGACGTCAAGATTCTCGACATCGACTGGGAGCGCGAGCGCATCTCGCTCGGCCTCAAGCAGCTCCAGAGCTACCCGTGGAAGGACGTGGCCGAGAAGTATCCGGTCGGCACGCGCGTGGCGGGCAAGGTCGTCTCGATCACGAACTACGGCGCGTTCATCGAGCTGGAGCCGGGCATCGAAGGTCTGGTGCACATCAGCGAGATGAGCTGGACGCGCAACGTCCGCCACCCGTCGAAGCTCGTCTCCATCGGCGAGGCGATCGAGGCGGTCGTGCTCAAGGTGGATCCGAACGAGGAGAAGATCTCGCTCGGCATGAAGCAGACGGAGCAGGATCCGTGGATGGTGCTGCCGTACCGGTACCCGATCGGCACACGCCTCAACGGCAAGGTGCGCAACCTCACGAGCTTCGGCGCGTTCGTCGAGATCGAGCCGGGCATCGACGGGCTGATCCACATCTCCGACATGTCCTGGACCAAGCGCGTGCAGCACCCGTCGGAAGTCGTGAAGAAGGGCGACGCCGTGGACGTAGTGATCCTGAACATCGACAGCGACAACAAGCGCATCTCGCTCGGCCTCAAGCAGGCGACCGAGGATCCGTGGCTCAGCATCGGCGAGAACTATCCGGTGGGGATGGAGCTGCCGGGCAGGGTCGTGCGCCTGATGGACAAGGGCGTGGTGGTGGACATCGGCAACGACATCGAGGGCTTCGTCCCGGTGAGCCAGCTCAACTTCGGCAACCCGGTCAGCAGCCCGGCCGACATCGTATATGAAGGGATGAACCTCGACCTCCGCATCATGGAAGTCGATCCGATCCACCGGCGCATCGTGCTGGCGGTGACGAACATCCCGGAAGAGCAGCCGCCCCGGCCGGAGACGCCTTCGACAGTGATTCCGATGGAGACCGACGATTACACGGCTGTCGGCCCGCCGCCGACGGACATTCCGTACGACGAGGCTGCGTCGGAGTAA
- a CDS encoding SusC/RagA family TonB-linked outer membrane protein gives MPLRRFLSCLAILFLAVPSLAGAQATGTISGRVRDVASAAPLTGVQVRVEGTALGTMTRADGSYTITGVPAGSHFLSARRIGYAPERIQVTVGTAAAATVAQDFALRPVVATLDQVVVTALGQTAEKRSIATAQQSVTGVAIAETQRDNFVNALQGRVAGVEVVNTSGVPGASSSITIRGVSSISSSNQPLFIIDGLPMDNKTLHTSAFASSFGGSSYSFENRGVDFTNRAADLNSEDIESLVVLKGPEAAVLYGIDAANGAIVITTKRGKAGRGGLDYSNSFRTATVRSAPEIQRVYGPQESLGSTTFLYWGAPYPAGTQFYDNIDGFFQTATSQKHNVTFSGAAADNKINYRLFTSASNDKGVVPGDKLDRINLTGASQAQVTNWLNADLTMAYTYADNNQSFKGAGGPLIGLLVWPQTDNASDYLTPAGNRRRLTTLSQGAEVDNPYFNVSKNFNRSKNNRIIANLGLTIAPFSWGNLKTNIGTDMYINEAEILRHPESTWGYANNGIIDVANDVTRSNNMQTLLNIHSREITSFLSITGLLGNQINDYKTETDAAVGLDFLEPNFVSVNNTNLRSSATRISQRRLVGLFGRVTLDFNRYLYINFDGRNDWTSTIPRERNSFFYPGVSSSFIFSDAIPQIGRFMTGKLRAAYAEVGKDARPYAYRPSLEYKTTAFGGYGYGFWGPNRNLRPEFARSYEFGTELAFMDDRLGIDATWYRKQTKDQIVDNIRGSYGTGFVLFNLNGAVTRNTGLELTVRGTPVLRDRFSWDVIANFDRSRGKVLELPYELPESYNSDTWLFGNVRNGTKPGLSTRSLTGTFYLRNNAGDILISPTTGLPLRSSAFIDRGYDRQPDWTMGVTNTIRYKRASLSSLVDIRRGGDVYNATEQFLTARGLSMRTLDRNEPRVVEGVLQDGLENSANPTRNTIVVIPAVNTSYYLAISEELFIEKDINWVRLRDVTVSYALPDGRFKRASLFLTGTDLFLWTNYSGMDPIVNGNTAATGGSGAAGVDYGNFPIPRSFHFGLKMGF, from the coding sequence ATGCCGTTGCGTCGGTTTCTGAGTTGTCTTGCCATCCTGTTCCTGGCCGTGCCATCGCTCGCGGGCGCGCAGGCCACCGGAACGATCAGCGGACGTGTCCGCGACGTGGCTTCGGCCGCTCCACTCACGGGGGTGCAGGTACGAGTCGAGGGCACCGCGCTCGGCACGATGACCCGCGCGGACGGCAGCTACACCATCACCGGCGTTCCGGCCGGGTCGCATTTCCTGAGCGCCCGGAGAATCGGGTACGCTCCCGAGCGCATCCAGGTAACGGTCGGGACGGCGGCGGCCGCCACGGTGGCGCAGGACTTCGCGCTCCGCCCGGTTGTGGCCACGCTCGACCAGGTCGTGGTCACCGCGCTCGGCCAGACCGCCGAGAAGCGGTCGATCGCAACGGCGCAGCAGTCAGTCACGGGAGTTGCCATCGCGGAGACGCAGCGGGACAACTTCGTCAACGCTCTCCAGGGCCGCGTCGCCGGCGTCGAGGTGGTGAACACCTCCGGAGTTCCCGGCGCGTCCTCGTCCATCACCATTCGCGGCGTCAGCTCGATCAGCAGCAGCAACCAGCCGCTGTTCATCATCGACGGCCTGCCGATGGATAACAAGACGCTTCATACGTCGGCCTTCGCTTCTTCCTTCGGAGGGTCGTCGTACTCGTTCGAGAACCGGGGAGTCGACTTCACCAACCGCGCCGCCGACTTGAACTCGGAGGATATCGAGAGCCTCGTGGTTCTGAAGGGACCGGAAGCGGCCGTGCTGTACGGCATCGACGCGGCCAACGGCGCCATCGTCATCACGACCAAGCGCGGCAAGGCGGGCAGGGGCGGGCTGGACTACAGCAACAGCTTCCGGACCGCGACGGTCCGGTCGGCCCCCGAGATCCAGCGGGTGTACGGACCGCAGGAGTCGCTGGGGAGCACGACGTTCCTCTACTGGGGCGCGCCGTATCCGGCCGGAACGCAGTTCTACGACAACATCGACGGCTTCTTCCAGACCGCCACGTCGCAGAAGCACAACGTGACGTTCAGCGGCGCGGCCGCGGACAACAAGATCAACTACCGGCTGTTCACGTCGGCCAGCAACGACAAGGGCGTGGTACCCGGCGACAAGCTCGACCGGATCAACCTGACCGGCGCATCGCAGGCACAGGTGACCAACTGGCTGAACGCGGACCTGACGATGGCGTACACCTACGCCGACAACAACCAGTCGTTCAAGGGAGCCGGCGGTCCGCTGATCGGTCTGCTGGTCTGGCCGCAGACCGACAACGCCTCGGATTACCTCACGCCCGCCGGGAACCGGCGGCGGCTGACGACGCTATCGCAGGGCGCCGAGGTGGACAACCCATACTTCAACGTTTCCAAGAACTTCAACAGATCGAAGAACAACCGCATCATCGCGAACCTCGGACTCACGATCGCGCCGTTCTCCTGGGGTAATCTCAAGACGAACATCGGCACGGACATGTACATCAACGAGGCCGAGATCCTGCGCCACCCCGAGAGCACGTGGGGCTACGCGAACAACGGCATCATTGACGTGGCGAACGACGTCACCCGCAGCAACAACATGCAGACGCTGCTGAACATCCACAGCCGCGAGATAACCAGCTTCCTCTCGATCACGGGCTTACTGGGCAACCAGATCAACGACTACAAGACGGAAACCGACGCCGCGGTCGGGCTGGACTTCCTGGAGCCGAACTTCGTCTCGGTCAACAACACGAACCTCCGGTCGAGCGCCACCAGAATCTCGCAGCGCCGGCTGGTCGGACTGTTCGGCCGGGTCACGCTGGACTTCAACCGGTATCTCTACATCAACTTCGACGGGCGCAACGACTGGACGTCTACGATCCCGCGGGAGCGGAACTCGTTCTTCTATCCGGGCGTGTCCTCGAGCTTCATCTTCTCGGACGCGATTCCCCAGATCGGCCGCTTTATGACCGGCAAGCTCCGGGCGGCCTACGCCGAGGTCGGCAAGGACGCGCGGCCGTACGCCTACCGCCCGTCGCTCGAGTACAAGACGACCGCGTTCGGCGGGTACGGCTACGGCTTCTGGGGCCCGAACCGGAACCTGCGGCCGGAGTTCGCCAGGTCGTACGAGTTCGGCACCGAGCTGGCGTTCATGGACGACCGGCTGGGCATCGACGCGACCTGGTACCGCAAGCAGACGAAGGACCAGATCGTGGACAACATTCGAGGCAGCTACGGCACGGGCTTCGTGCTGTTCAACCTGAACGGAGCCGTGACGAGGAATACGGGTCTGGAGCTGACCGTCCGCGGCACGCCGGTTCTCAGAGACCGCTTCTCCTGGGACGTCATAGCCAACTTCGACCGCTCGCGCGGCAAGGTGCTGGAGCTGCCGTACGAGCTGCCCGAGTCGTACAACTCCGATACGTGGCTGTTCGGCAACGTGCGCAACGGCACCAAGCCGGGACTCTCGACGCGATCCCTGACCGGCACGTTCTATCTTCGCAACAACGCCGGGGACATTCTGATCAGTCCCACTACCGGCCTCCCCCTCCGCTCGTCCGCGTTCATCGACCGAGGGTACGACCGGCAGCCCGATTGGACGATGGGCGTCACCAACACCATCCGGTACAAGCGCGCCTCGCTGAGCTCCCTGGTCGATATCCGTAGGGGTGGCGATGTCTACAATGCCACCGAGCAATTCCTCACCGCGAGAGGGCTGAGCATGCGCACGCTCGACAGGAACGAGCCGCGCGTGGTCGAGGGCGTACTGCAGGACGGTCTGGAGAACAGCGCCAATCCGACGCGCAACACCATCGTGGTGATCCCCGCCGTCAATACCAGCTACTACCTCGCGATCAGCGAGGAGCTGTTCATCGAAAAGGACATCAACTGGGTGCGGCTGAGGGACGTCACCGTTTCCTACGCGCTGCCGGATGGCCGCTTCAAGCGCGCGAGCCTGTTCCTCACGGGCACGGATCTGTTCCTGTGGACCAACTATTCGGGAATGGATCCGATCGTGAACGGCAACACCGCGGCGACCGGTGGTTCAGGCGCCGCCGGCGTCGACTACGGCAACTTCCCCATCCCGCGGAGTTTCCACTTCGGCCTCAAGATGGGGTTCTGA
- a CDS encoding SusD/RagB family nutrient-binding outer membrane lipoprotein, with protein MRTARLVALAGSLTLFGGCQDFLDVNTNPNAPETVAANLYLPPMLHWMVSSTQWDGRFISRYTQMLRANSHTNWDRMGYDPGSDNGGQIWRTVYWSYGQNLIDMMEIAAREERWDVLGVGYILKAWGWHEATAVHGEIIVKEAIDQTKFSFNYDTQEFAYQEVQRLLDSAIVYLGRTDGAVDATYLGRGDKIYNGDRVKWLKFAHGLMALSLGHYTNKASYDPAAVISHVDQSLASNADNALLSYPGTVNDDRNFQGRTRGNFVSVRQTQFMVELMDGTQFGGAVDPRMTRMLSPSPDGQYRGLDPNTSGFGGFSTTQIPNNPYGYPGSGGVGEPGRYLFDDKASHPAMTYSQLQFVKAEAAYRAGDRATALAAYINGISFHIDFVNSKIAEGGQTAGAIGAAEKAAFLANPQIVPTAAGLTMTHIMSQKFIAQWAWGYVEAWMDERRFHYTDIDPASGRQVFPGYAPPNVLHVHNAGKYVYRIRPRYNSEYVWNRPALDAIGGLADDYHTVPMWIIQP; from the coding sequence ATGCGCACAGCGCGACTCGTGGCACTTGCAGGGTCCCTGACGCTGTTCGGGGGCTGCCAGGACTTCCTGGACGTCAACACCAACCCCAACGCTCCGGAGACGGTAGCGGCGAATCTGTACCTGCCGCCGATGCTGCACTGGATGGTCTCGAGCACCCAGTGGGACGGGCGCTTCATCTCCCGCTATACGCAGATGCTCAGGGCCAACAGCCACACGAATTGGGACCGGATGGGCTACGACCCGGGCAGCGACAACGGCGGGCAGATCTGGCGCACCGTGTACTGGTCGTACGGCCAGAACCTGATAGACATGATGGAGATCGCCGCCCGGGAGGAGCGCTGGGACGTGCTCGGCGTCGGCTACATCCTGAAGGCGTGGGGCTGGCACGAGGCGACGGCCGTCCATGGCGAGATCATCGTCAAGGAGGCGATCGACCAGACGAAGTTCAGCTTCAACTACGACACGCAGGAGTTCGCGTACCAGGAGGTTCAGCGGTTGCTTGACAGCGCCATCGTCTATCTCGGGCGCACGGACGGAGCGGTGGACGCGACGTACCTCGGCCGCGGCGACAAGATCTACAACGGCGATCGCGTCAAATGGCTGAAGTTCGCGCACGGCCTGATGGCGCTCAGCCTGGGCCACTACACGAACAAGGCGTCGTACGACCCGGCCGCGGTGATCTCGCACGTGGACCAGTCGCTCGCGAGCAACGCGGACAACGCGCTGCTGTCGTATCCGGGCACGGTGAACGACGACCGCAACTTCCAGGGGCGGACCAGAGGCAACTTCGTGAGCGTCCGGCAGACGCAGTTCATGGTCGAGCTGATGGACGGCACGCAGTTCGGCGGAGCGGTCGACCCGCGGATGACGCGGATGCTGTCGCCTTCGCCCGACGGGCAGTATCGGGGCCTCGACCCCAACACCTCCGGGTTCGGCGGCTTCTCCACGACGCAAATTCCGAACAATCCCTACGGCTACCCGGGTAGCGGGGGAGTGGGAGAGCCGGGCAGATATCTGTTCGACGACAAGGCGTCCCACCCGGCCATGACCTACTCGCAGCTCCAGTTCGTCAAGGCGGAAGCGGCGTACCGGGCGGGGGACAGGGCGACCGCCCTGGCGGCGTACATCAACGGAATCTCGTTCCACATCGATTTCGTGAACTCGAAGATCGCCGAAGGCGGGCAGACCGCGGGCGCGATCGGCGCGGCGGAGAAGGCGGCGTTTCTCGCCAATCCGCAGATAGTTCCCACGGCGGCTGGGCTGACCATGACCCACATCATGTCGCAGAAGTTCATCGCCCAGTGGGCGTGGGGTTACGTCGAGGCGTGGATGGACGAGCGCCGGTTCCACTACACGGACATCGATCCGGCAAGTGGCCGGCAGGTTTTCCCGGGATACGCGCCGCCCAACGTCCTGCACGTGCACAACGCGGGCAAGTACGTGTATCGCATCAGGCCGAGATACAACTCGGAATACGTCTGGAACAGGCCGGCCCTCGACGCCATCGGCGGACTGGCCGACGACTATCACACGGTGCCCATGTGGATCATTCAACCATGA
- a CDS encoding protein kinase has protein sequence MLPHFPSDRYQIERLIGRGGMAAVYLARDRKHDRVVAVKVLDAELSRTVGAERFQREIEIVARLTHPHILPLHDSGEAGGSLYYVMPFVEGETLRERLGREKQLPVEDALRIACEVASALDYAHRQGILHRDIKPENILLEDGHAILADFGIARALGSAGDLRMTATGMTLGTPAYMSPEQSSGESELDARSDLYSLASVLYEMLAGEPPFTGPTAQTVIAKRLGNSAPRIRTVRAAVPEALERALLRGLDRVPADRFASAALFREALETCAHETARPAFTLSRGTRFAAAAVVLFAVLAAGWAFRPRGSADKLTTIAILPLVNTSANPEHAYLAEGLTDALITDLVGVAGVRVISRMSVMRYASGMGKGMSGDAAMQENMPGPMAASMSAMPAGGMSYMDPTPAGGGGKDASNGNGGMGGMGAPKTLAQIAQELGADVLLQGNLVREGDTVRVVASLMRAPALTPIWERSYARHVRELFALQRDLVAAIAAAAAPEEKRAVRTGPAREYDPAAHEAYLKGAYYQAHWRLPQAVESFERAVQLDPTHAMAQAGLSRAYYFLAFFGEIPPSVALGGMRRAATAALAQDSLVAEAHAQLALVKMLQDWDWDGAERSFRRALELAPGHAQIRHDYAHFLLGQGRQQESMEQTRQAVALDPVNPMLISCLGWHSLFDARFDDAARYASEANAMMPDQWAQVVLGWALIGQGKTDSALVAFREARRLSESAFTLAALGYALAASGRDEEARRTLDDLLERVEREYVSPYDIATVYAGLGDADGAFKWLRRAVEERSTFIVHVGWDSRFDRIRQEARFADLTTREMRLPAPRFASLSAAQRRSM, from the coding sequence GTGCTTCCGCATTTCCCTTCCGACCGGTACCAGATCGAGCGGCTGATCGGCCGTGGCGGCATGGCCGCCGTGTACCTCGCCCGCGATCGCAAGCACGACCGGGTGGTTGCCGTGAAGGTCCTCGACGCGGAGCTGTCGCGTACCGTTGGCGCGGAGCGTTTTCAGCGGGAAATCGAGATCGTTGCACGGCTGACACACCCGCACATTCTCCCACTGCACGATTCCGGGGAGGCGGGAGGATCTCTCTACTACGTCATGCCGTTCGTGGAGGGCGAGACACTCCGCGAAAGACTCGGCCGCGAGAAGCAACTGCCGGTAGAGGATGCGCTGCGGATCGCCTGCGAGGTGGCTAGCGCCCTGGATTACGCCCACCGCCAGGGAATTCTGCACAGGGACATAAAGCCAGAGAACATCCTGCTGGAAGATGGTCACGCCATCCTCGCCGACTTCGGGATCGCCCGCGCACTCGGCAGCGCCGGCGACCTGCGCATGACCGCAACGGGGATGACGCTGGGCACGCCGGCGTACATGAGTCCCGAGCAGTCCAGCGGGGAGTCGGAGCTCGACGCGCGGTCAGACCTGTACAGCCTAGCGTCCGTCCTGTACGAGATGCTCGCGGGCGAGCCGCCGTTCACCGGCCCCACCGCGCAGACTGTTATCGCCAAACGGCTGGGCAATTCGGCGCCGCGGATCCGAACCGTGCGCGCGGCGGTTCCCGAAGCGCTCGAGCGCGCGCTGCTTCGCGGGCTCGACCGGGTTCCGGCGGACCGCTTTGCGAGCGCGGCGCTCTTCAGAGAAGCGCTGGAGACGTGCGCGCACGAGACCGCTCGGCCGGCTTTCACGCTGTCGCGCGGAACTCGGTTCGCCGCCGCGGCGGTGGTGCTGTTCGCCGTGCTGGCCGCGGGCTGGGCTTTTCGCCCGCGCGGGTCAGCGGACAAGCTCACGACCATCGCGATCCTGCCGCTCGTCAACACGTCCGCCAATCCCGAGCACGCGTATCTGGCGGAAGGATTGACCGACGCCCTCATAACCGACCTGGTAGGAGTGGCCGGCGTGCGCGTGATCTCGCGCATGTCGGTGATGCGGTATGCATCCGGGATGGGGAAGGGGATGTCCGGCGACGCCGCGATGCAAGAGAACATGCCGGGTCCGATGGCCGCGAGCATGTCCGCAATGCCGGCCGGCGGCATGTCATACATGGATCCGACTCCGGCCGGTGGCGGCGGCAAGGACGCGAGCAACGGCAACGGAGGCATGGGCGGCATGGGAGCCCCCAAGACGCTGGCTCAGATCGCACAGGAGCTTGGCGCAGACGTTCTGCTTCAGGGCAACCTCGTTCGCGAGGGTGACACCGTCCGGGTCGTGGCTTCACTGATGCGGGCACCGGCGCTGACACCGATCTGGGAAAGGAGCTATGCGCGGCACGTCCGCGAGCTCTTCGCGTTGCAGCGCGATCTCGTCGCCGCAATCGCCGCCGCCGCGGCACCCGAAGAGAAGCGTGCTGTGCGGACCGGGCCTGCCCGCGAGTACGACCCTGCGGCGCACGAAGCATATCTGAAGGGGGCGTATTATCAGGCGCACTGGCGGCTGCCGCAGGCGGTCGAGTCCTTCGAGCGCGCCGTTCAGCTTGATCCGACCCACGCGATGGCGCAGGCCGGGCTGTCACGCGCCTATTACTTCCTCGCCTTTTTCGGCGAGATCCCGCCGAGCGTTGCCCTGGGCGGAATGCGGCGAGCGGCGACGGCCGCGCTAGCGCAGGATTCACTGGTCGCCGAGGCGCACGCGCAGCTCGCGCTGGTAAAAATGCTGCAGGATTGGGACTGGGACGGTGCCGAGCGAAGCTTCCGGCGCGCTCTCGAGCTGGCCCCGGGTCACGCCCAGATCCGTCACGATTACGCGCACTTCCTTTTGGGCCAGGGCAGGCAGCAGGAGTCGATGGAGCAGACCAGGCAAGCAGTGGCTCTCGACCCCGTCAACCCGATGCTCATTTCCTGTCTCGGCTGGCACAGCCTCTTCGATGCACGTTTCGATGACGCGGCCCGGTACGCGTCCGAGGCGAATGCGATGATGCCCGACCAGTGGGCGCAGGTGGTGCTTGGCTGGGCGCTCATCGGGCAGGGCAAGACGGATTCCGCGCTCGTGGCTTTCAGGGAGGCGAGGCGGTTGAGCGAGAGCGCGTTCACGCTCGCGGCGCTCGGGTATGCGCTTGCCGCCTCCGGGAGGGATGAGGAAGCGCGGCGCACGCTCGACGACCTGCTCGAGCGGGTTGAGAGGGAGTACGTCTCGCCCTACGACATCGCCACCGTATATGCCGGATTGGGTGATGCCGACGGCGCCTTCAAGTGGCTGCGTCGTGCAGTCGAGGAGCGTTCCACGTTCATCGTGCACGTGGGATGGGACTCGCGGTTCGACCGTATTCGCCAGGAGGCGAGGTTCGCTGACCTTACGACGAGGGAAATGCGCCTGCCCGCACCACGATTCGCGTCACTTTCAGCGGCTCAGCGCCGAAGTATGTGA